Proteins found in one Moritella sp. Urea-trap-13 genomic segment:
- a CDS encoding ogr/Delta-like zinc finger family protein codes for MRVVCPECGVKSRIQKTNRISNSYTDLYCSCNNAECGHSFVMNLSFSHTLSPSAKTTTQMAISLMKGLAPEQRQELQLQLSIL; via the coding sequence ATGCGAGTAGTTTGCCCTGAGTGCGGCGTTAAAAGCCGTATACAAAAAACGAATAGAATTTCGAATAGCTATACAGATTTATATTGCAGTTGTAATAATGCGGAGTGTGGTCATTCGTTTGTGATGAATCTTAGTTTTAGTCATACGTTAAGCCCTTCAGCTAAAACAACAACTCAGATGGCAATTAGTCTAATGAAAGGTTTGGCGCCCGAACAGCGCCAAGAACTACAGCTACAGCTTTCGATTTTGTAA
- a CDS encoding DUF488 domain-containing protein, with the protein MKIYTIGVYGKSEEEFFSSLINNGITCFFDIRQRRGVRGAKYKFVNSNYLQKKLIDINIDYKHLKHLAPTSAIREVQKNQDISSNIKKRDRGLLSNDFCCLYQKEILDDYNFSEEFTAIEQGESIAFFCVEQEHHACHRSLVTKNLIGIDSSLEVVHL; encoded by the coding sequence ATGAAAATTTATACAATAGGGGTTTATGGTAAATCTGAAGAGGAGTTTTTCAGTTCTCTTATTAACAATGGGATTACATGTTTCTTTGATATAAGGCAAAGAAGGGGTGTAAGAGGGGCTAAGTATAAATTTGTAAATAGCAATTATTTACAAAAAAAACTAATTGATATAAATATTGATTACAAGCATTTAAAGCATTTAGCTCCTACTTCAGCTATTCGAGAAGTTCAAAAAAACCAAGATATTAGCTCAAATATAAAAAAAAGAGACAGAGGTTTATTAAGTAATGATTTTTGTTGTCTTTATCAAAAAGAGATTTTAGATGACTATAATTTTTCTGAAGAGTTTACAGCCATAGAACAAGGGGAATCCATTGCTTTCTTCTGTGTTGAACAAGAACATCATGCTTGTCATCGATCTCTGGTAACAAAGAATCTTATTGGTATAGATTCGTCATTGGAGGTAGTCCATCTGTGA
- a CDS encoding DUF488 family protein: protein MSIISIGYSRRDIEQFTQTLVEHGVKYLIDVRTKPFSKYSPDFNKENLQAFLRDHGIRYVFMGDSVGGLPSDPRCYTDGKVDYRKTAISDLFQAGLERLIKANSLPVNVSIMCAEMKPEQCHRSKLIGKELANKNIEIKHLDEKNVVRNQKEIIDRITKGQYSMFDDEFTSVKRYR, encoded by the coding sequence ATGTCAATTATTTCCATTGGTTATAGTCGCAGAGATATCGAGCAATTTACACAAACATTGGTGGAACATGGCGTTAAATATTTAATTGACGTAAGAACCAAACCATTTTCGAAGTATAGCCCCGACTTTAATAAAGAAAATTTACAAGCTTTTCTAAGAGATCATGGCATTAGATATGTCTTTATGGGTGACTCCGTTGGAGGACTGCCAAGTGATCCTCGCTGTTATACCGATGGTAAAGTAGATTACCGAAAGACCGCAATTAGTGATTTGTTTCAAGCTGGTTTAGAAAGGTTGATAAAAGCTAACTCTTTGCCTGTTAATGTGTCAATTATGTGTGCTGAAATGAAGCCTGAACAATGCCACCGTTCTAAGTTAATAGGGAAAGAACTAGCTAATAAAAACATCGAAATAAAGCACTTAGATGAAAAAAATGTAGTTAGAAACCAAAAAGAAATAATAGACCGAATAACAAAAGGTCAATACTCGATGTTTGATGATGAGTTTACATCAGTAAAAAGATATAGGTGA